From Actinoplanes oblitus, a single genomic window includes:
- a CDS encoding penicillin-binding transpeptidase domain-containing protein, with protein MSPRDDETPRRGTSPRRAASRAVPPEGPDEPERPERRGFSSIGEARAYTPRGRTVAERGRTPRTGRTADPFRPALQVVEGGEGAPRARQRGARTGEPPATDRGREPREPREAKSPGREAREAKSPGRETKSAGREPREAASRGREAAGKGRQPRESAGKGREPREITDRSRVREPRDKRERRVEDRDIPRVRRTPEPTRAPARRTGKPEPGPRRTVTDGTGRGPGREAARRPRPVPAEPPKLANGTRRLRLGTVLALSLFVMIGMRLVVLQVGTSPAEVESLVKLRNKRLSTVELPAARGSILDRNNAVLANSIEARYIYADPENPDLQKNLGVTAVRLSRLLGIPASKLAANMQRKQVLGTWSRFSYLARGVDISIANRIEAMRLKGIYTHLDERRDVPGKDLAANLIGFTGDDGRGLVGLEARYDDLLHGTDGKRIYEAGKGNLNVPIAGGYEQTTPAQPGSSVKLTIDSYVQFNAQRILNAEAEKNHATVAGAVIMDIKTGEIVAQASYPSYNAAQPEKSEEKQRIDVPTAVVTDPGSSHKAFVIGAALQEGLITPDSTQVVAPAIVRGGIPFEDHEKLTKGSKLTIAGILAYSSNVGTILIGEKLGKEKLYEYQKKFGLGQATGEGMPGESPGLLLPPDKWSGSAYGSVPIGHSVSATLVQMAAGYGAIANDGVYIQPHLIKSTVAADGTETPVGAPETHRVLDAKVAGQLRTLLEAVTEDNEGTGTKAQVAGYRVAGKTGTGKMVVDGQYTSHNASSFVGMAPAENPRYVVAVSMDVAKGTGGEVAAPAFSDMMGYTLLHYFVPPSTTKPPTFRLRQ; from the coding sequence GTGTCGCCGCGAGACGACGAGACACCGCGCCGGGGCACTTCGCCCCGGCGCGCTGCGTCGCGTGCCGTCCCCCCGGAGGGGCCGGACGAGCCGGAGCGCCCCGAGCGGCGCGGTTTCTCCAGCATCGGCGAGGCGCGGGCGTACACGCCGCGCGGGCGGACGGTGGCCGAGCGGGGGCGCACGCCGCGGACCGGTCGCACCGCTGATCCGTTCCGGCCGGCGTTGCAGGTGGTCGAGGGCGGCGAGGGCGCCCCGCGGGCCCGGCAGCGCGGTGCCCGCACCGGCGAGCCGCCGGCCACCGACCGGGGCCGCGAGCCGCGGGAACCCCGCGAGGCGAAAAGCCCGGGACGCGAGGCGCGGGAGGCGAAAAGCCCGGGACGCGAGACCAAGAGCGCGGGCCGGGAGCCCCGGGAGGCGGCGAGCCGGGGCCGGGAGGCCGCCGGCAAGGGCCGGCAGCCCCGGGAGAGCGCCGGGAAGGGCCGCGAGCCGCGCGAGATCACCGACCGGAGTCGGGTCCGGGAGCCACGCGACAAACGGGAGCGGCGGGTCGAGGACCGCGACATCCCTCGCGTACGCCGGACGCCCGAGCCCACGCGCGCGCCTGCCCGCCGTACCGGGAAGCCGGAACCCGGACCACGGCGGACGGTGACCGACGGGACCGGTCGTGGTCCCGGCCGGGAAGCGGCCCGGCGGCCGCGGCCGGTGCCCGCCGAACCGCCCAAGCTGGCGAACGGCACCCGGCGGCTGCGGCTCGGCACGGTGCTCGCCCTCTCGCTGTTCGTCATGATCGGCATGCGGCTGGTGGTGCTCCAGGTGGGCACCTCGCCGGCCGAGGTGGAGAGCCTGGTCAAGCTGCGCAACAAGCGGCTCAGCACGGTCGAGCTGCCGGCCGCCCGGGGCAGCATCCTGGACCGCAACAACGCGGTGCTGGCGAACAGCATCGAGGCCCGCTACATCTACGCCGACCCGGAGAACCCGGATCTGCAGAAGAATCTGGGCGTCACCGCGGTGCGACTGTCCCGGCTGCTCGGCATCCCGGCCTCCAAGCTGGCCGCGAACATGCAGCGCAAGCAGGTGCTCGGCACCTGGTCCCGGTTCAGCTACCTGGCCCGCGGCGTGGACATCTCGATCGCCAACCGGATCGAGGCGATGCGCCTCAAGGGGATCTACACGCACCTGGACGAGCGGCGTGACGTGCCCGGCAAGGATCTCGCCGCGAACCTGATCGGCTTCACCGGTGACGACGGGCGTGGCCTGGTCGGCCTGGAGGCCCGCTACGACGACCTGCTGCACGGCACCGACGGCAAGCGGATCTACGAGGCCGGCAAGGGCAACCTGAACGTGCCGATCGCCGGTGGCTACGAGCAGACCACCCCGGCCCAGCCGGGCAGCTCGGTGAAACTGACCATCGACAGCTACGTGCAGTTCAACGCGCAGCGGATCCTGAACGCCGAGGCGGAGAAGAACCACGCCACGGTGGCCGGTGCGGTGATCATGGACATCAAGACCGGGGAGATCGTGGCGCAGGCCAGCTACCCGTCCTACAACGCGGCGCAGCCGGAGAAGTCCGAGGAGAAACAGCGGATCGACGTGCCGACGGCGGTGGTCACCGACCCCGGCTCCAGCCACAAGGCGTTCGTGATCGGCGCGGCCCTGCAGGAGGGGCTGATCACGCCGGACTCGACGCAGGTGGTGGCGCCGGCCATCGTGCGCGGCGGAATCCCCTTCGAGGACCACGAGAAGCTGACCAAGGGTTCCAAGCTGACCATCGCCGGGATCCTGGCCTACTCGTCGAACGTCGGGACGATCCTGATCGGGGAGAAGCTCGGCAAGGAGAAGCTCTACGAGTACCAGAAGAAGTTCGGGCTGGGGCAGGCGACCGGCGAGGGCATGCCCGGCGAGTCGCCCGGCCTGCTGCTGCCGCCGGACAAGTGGAGCGGTTCGGCGTACGGGTCGGTGCCGATCGGGCACAGCGTCTCAGCGACCCTGGTGCAGATGGCCGCCGGGTACGGCGCGATCGCCAACGACGGCGTCTACATCCAGCCGCACCTGATCAAGTCGACAGTCGCGGCCGACGGCACGGAGACCCCGGTCGGTGCCCCGGAGACGCACCGGGTGCTGGACGCCAAGGTGGCGGGCCAGCTGCGCACGCTGCTGGAGGCGGTGACCGAGGACAACGAGGGAACCGGCACCAAGGCGCAGGTGGCGGGTTATCGGGTGGCCGGCAAGACCGGCACCGGCAAGATGGTCGTGGACGGGCAGTACACCAGCCACAACGCCAGCTCGTTCGTCGGCATGGCGCCGGCCGAGAACCCGCGTTACGTGGTCGCGGTGTCGATGGACGTGGCCAAGGGCACCGGTGGCGAGGTGGCCGCGCCGGCCTTCTCCGACATGATGGGCTACACCCTTCTCCATTACTTTGTGCCACCATCCACCACGAAACCGCCGACCTTCCGGCTCCGGCAATGA
- a CDS encoding UDP-N-acetylmuramoyl-L-alanyl-D-glutamate--2,6-diaminopimelate ligase, which yields MSGIPRPETVAPFPLTRLAELLPATPHGGDIAVTGVTHSSGAVRPGDLYAALPGANRHGAEFVADAARAGAVAVLTDPAGRDAALAAGLPVLVAEHPRAVLGAAAAAIYGDPSRRLTMIGITGTAGKTSTSYLVEAGLRAAGQVTGLVGTVETRLGDFTVKSVRTTPEATDLQSILAVGVQRGVTAVVMEVSSHALVMGRADGIRFAASGYTNFGQDHLDFHPTSAEYFAAKARLFDGRSAIGVLNHDDAAVMRLRTPEMVTYSAAGNPAATWWASGVRPSAFGQLFTAHGPDGVTVETGVALPGLHNVANALLALALLASVGIDPAVAGRGILECSGVPGRLEQVPSPGEVLGVVDYAHKPNAIVAALAALRELATGRGGRLICVLGAGGDRDKGKRPLMGEAAAQGADLVIITDDNPRTEDPASVRAAVRRGAEEAHSAAKVVEVAGRRAAIDEAVRMAAAGDVIAVLGKGNEQGQEVNGQVLPFDDRIELAAALEVRS from the coding sequence GTGTCCGGCATTCCCCGACCCGAGACCGTTGCGCCGTTCCCGTTGACGCGGCTCGCTGAGCTGCTTCCGGCAACGCCGCACGGTGGTGACATCGCTGTCACCGGGGTCACTCACAGTAGTGGCGCGGTGCGCCCTGGAGATCTTTACGCGGCGCTGCCCGGCGCGAACCGGCACGGCGCCGAGTTCGTCGCCGACGCGGCCCGGGCCGGCGCGGTGGCGGTGCTGACCGATCCGGCCGGGCGCGACGCCGCGCTCGCCGCCGGGTTGCCGGTGCTGGTCGCCGAGCACCCGAGGGCGGTGCTCGGTGCGGCGGCGGCGGCCATCTACGGCGATCCGTCCCGGCGGCTCACCATGATCGGCATCACCGGGACGGCCGGGAAGACGTCGACGTCGTACCTGGTCGAGGCGGGGTTGCGGGCGGCCGGGCAGGTCACCGGCCTGGTCGGCACGGTGGAGACCCGGCTCGGCGACTTCACCGTGAAGAGCGTCCGGACCACGCCGGAGGCCACCGACCTGCAGTCGATCCTGGCGGTCGGCGTGCAGCGCGGCGTCACCGCGGTGGTCATGGAGGTCTCCAGCCACGCCCTGGTGATGGGCCGGGCGGACGGGATCCGGTTCGCCGCGTCCGGCTACACCAACTTCGGCCAGGACCACCTCGACTTCCATCCCACCTCGGCGGAGTACTTCGCGGCCAAGGCGCGGCTCTTCGACGGCCGCAGCGCGATCGGCGTGCTCAACCACGACGACGCCGCTGTGATGCGGCTGCGCACGCCGGAGATGGTCACCTATTCGGCGGCCGGGAATCCGGCGGCGACCTGGTGGGCGTCCGGCGTCCGGCCGTCCGCTTTCGGTCAGCTGTTCACCGCGCACGGCCCGGACGGCGTCACCGTCGAGACCGGCGTCGCGCTGCCCGGCCTGCACAACGTGGCCAACGCGCTGCTCGCGCTCGCCCTGCTGGCCTCGGTCGGCATCGACCCGGCGGTGGCCGGGCGCGGCATCCTGGAGTGCTCCGGGGTGCCCGGCCGGCTGGAGCAGGTGCCGTCGCCCGGTGAGGTGCTCGGCGTCGTCGACTACGCGCACAAGCCGAACGCCATCGTGGCCGCCCTCGCGGCGCTGCGCGAGCTGGCCACCGGCCGGGGCGGACGGCTGATCTGCGTGCTCGGCGCCGGCGGCGACCGGGACAAGGGCAAGCGGCCGCTGATGGGCGAGGCCGCGGCGCAGGGCGCCGACTTGGTGATCATCACGGATGACAACCCCAGGACCGAGGACCCGGCTTCGGTACGCGCGGCAGTGCGCCGTGGCGCCGAGGAGGCACACTCGGCCGCCAAGGTGGTCGAAGTGGCCGGGCGCCGGGCGGCGATCGACGAGGCGGTCCGGATGGCCGCCGCGGGCGACGTGATCGCCGTCCTGGGCAAGGGCAACGAACAGGGCCAGGAGGTGAACGGCCAGGTGCTGCCGTTCGACGACCGGATCGAGCTGGCCGCCGCACTGGAGGTTCGTTCATGA
- a CDS encoding UDP-N-acetylmuramoyl-tripeptide--D-alanyl-D-alanine ligase translates to MISLSLAEIAGITGGRLVNTDGSETVTGGVEYDSRKVGPGGLFVAFAGEKVDGHEFGPRVVEAGAAGVLGTRDAGVPGVVVEDQLAALATLASAVLARLPELTVVGLTGSSGKTTTKDYIGQLLSRLGPTVALPGSLNNELGFPYTVLQADEKTRFLVLEMGARGIGHIRYLTGIARPSIGVVLNVGAAHIGEFGSVEGTAQAKGELVEALPESGVAVLNADDPRVSAMASRTVARVVQVGEGDSAGVRATDVTLDSMGRASFVLESGGESGRVRLGVAGRHQVANSLAAAAVALTAGMAFDELIVALGEVGIVSGRRMDVVQRPDGVTLIDDSYNANPSSTAAALHALAAMGAGRRTTAVLGYMAELGEHEVSGHAEVGRLAAELGVDRLIAVAENARPILDGAAEVGAWRGTARFAADQAAAIEILRNDLRADDVVLVKGSRYRTWDVADWLRRPEEVQPT, encoded by the coding sequence ATGATCAGTCTTTCGCTCGCCGAGATCGCCGGGATCACCGGCGGCCGGCTGGTCAACACCGACGGCTCGGAGACGGTCACCGGCGGGGTGGAGTACGACTCCCGCAAGGTGGGGCCGGGCGGGCTGTTCGTGGCGTTCGCCGGCGAGAAGGTGGACGGGCACGAGTTCGGCCCGCGGGTGGTCGAGGCCGGCGCGGCCGGGGTGCTCGGCACCCGCGACGCGGGCGTGCCCGGCGTCGTCGTCGAGGACCAGCTGGCCGCCCTCGCCACGCTGGCGAGCGCGGTGCTGGCGCGGCTGCCGGAGCTGACGGTGGTCGGGCTGACCGGGTCGTCCGGCAAGACCACCACCAAGGACTACATCGGGCAGTTGCTGTCCCGGCTGGGCCCGACGGTGGCGCTGCCCGGGTCGCTCAACAACGAGCTCGGCTTCCCGTACACGGTGTTGCAGGCCGACGAGAAGACCCGATTCCTGGTGCTGGAGATGGGCGCCCGGGGGATCGGGCACATCAGGTACCTGACCGGGATCGCCCGGCCGTCGATCGGTGTCGTGCTCAACGTCGGCGCGGCGCACATCGGCGAGTTCGGCTCGGTGGAGGGCACCGCGCAGGCCAAGGGCGAGCTGGTCGAGGCGTTGCCGGAGTCCGGCGTCGCGGTGCTGAACGCCGACGATCCGCGGGTGTCGGCGATGGCGTCGCGGACCGTGGCGCGGGTCGTCCAGGTCGGCGAGGGGGACTCCGCCGGGGTGCGGGCCACCGACGTCACGCTGGACTCGATGGGGCGGGCGTCGTTCGTACTGGAAAGCGGTGGTGAATCGGGCCGGGTGCGGCTCGGTGTCGCCGGGCGGCACCAGGTGGCGAACAGCCTCGCGGCCGCCGCCGTCGCACTGACCGCGGGGATGGCCTTCGACGAGCTGATCGTCGCGCTCGGCGAGGTGGGCATCGTGTCCGGCCGGCGGATGGACGTGGTCCAGCGGCCGGACGGGGTGACCCTGATCGACGACTCCTACAACGCCAACCCGTCGTCGACCGCCGCGGCGCTGCACGCGCTGGCCGCGATGGGCGCGGGCCGGCGCACCACCGCCGTGCTCGGCTACATGGCCGAGCTCGGCGAGCACGAGGTGTCCGGGCACGCCGAGGTCGGCCGGCTCGCCGCCGAGCTGGGTGTGGACCGGCTGATCGCGGTGGCGGAGAACGCCCGGCCGATCCTGGACGGCGCGGCGGAGGTGGGCGCGTGGCGGGGCACCGCCCGCTTCGCCGCCGACCAGGCCGCCGCGATCGAGATTCTGCGAAACGACCTGCGCGCCGACGACGTCGTGCTGGTCAAGGGTTCCCGGTACCGCACATGGGACGTCGCCGACTGGCTGCGGCGTCCCGAGGAGGTTCAGCCCACGTGA
- the mraY gene encoding phospho-N-acetylmuramoyl-pentapeptide-transferase — MRAVIVAAAVAFLISLFGTPIAIKVFSALKAGQPIRTIGPQTHLGKRGTPTMGGVAFILATVFAYVAGHVALTTLPERQIAQERPTMTALVLLGLFVFCGAVGFLDDFLKVRKRNSDGLSAKGKLLGQLLVGTGFGIAALYFPSTNGETVASEKISFIRDVSWLDVGKVGAVMVFVFVIMAMSNGVNLTDGLDGLATGASILVLGAYSLIGFWQYRHWCGDDDYRLTSELTQAHCYQVRDPLEVALIAAAAAAACVGFLWWNTNPARIFMGDTGALGLGGLIGGLAVATRTTLLSVIIGGLFVVITMSVVIQIISFKTTGKRVFRMSPLQHHFELAGWSEVNIVVRFWIIAGICAAIGLGLFYSDHLAVMG, encoded by the coding sequence GTGAGGGCAGTCATCGTCGCGGCCGCGGTCGCCTTTCTCATCTCGCTCTTCGGCACCCCGATCGCCATCAAGGTCTTCTCGGCGCTGAAGGCCGGGCAGCCGATCCGGACCATCGGCCCGCAGACCCACCTGGGCAAGCGCGGCACCCCGACCATGGGTGGCGTGGCGTTCATCCTGGCCACGGTCTTCGCGTACGTGGCCGGCCACGTCGCCCTGACCACGCTTCCGGAACGGCAGATCGCCCAGGAGCGGCCCACCATGACCGCGCTGGTGCTGCTCGGGCTCTTCGTGTTCTGCGGTGCGGTCGGCTTCCTGGACGACTTCCTGAAGGTCCGCAAGCGCAACTCGGACGGCCTCAGCGCCAAGGGCAAGCTGCTCGGGCAGTTGCTGGTCGGCACCGGGTTCGGTATCGCCGCGCTCTACTTCCCGAGCACCAACGGGGAGACCGTGGCCAGCGAGAAGATCTCGTTCATCCGGGACGTCAGCTGGCTGGACGTCGGCAAGGTCGGCGCGGTGATGGTCTTCGTCTTCGTGATCATGGCGATGTCCAACGGCGTGAACCTGACCGACGGTCTGGACGGCCTGGCGACCGGCGCGTCGATCCTGGTGCTCGGGGCGTACTCGCTGATCGGCTTCTGGCAGTACCGGCACTGGTGCGGTGACGACGACTACCGGCTCACCAGCGAGCTCACCCAGGCGCACTGCTACCAGGTCCGTGACCCGCTGGAGGTGGCGCTGATCGCGGCGGCCGCGGCGGCCGCCTGTGTCGGCTTCCTGTGGTGGAACACCAACCCGGCCCGGATCTTCATGGGCGACACCGGCGCGCTCGGGCTGGGCGGCCTGATCGGCGGCCTGGCGGTGGCCACCCGGACCACGCTGCTCTCGGTGATCATCGGTGGCCTGTTCGTGGTGATCACGATGTCCGTGGTCATCCAGATCATCTCGTTCAAGACCACCGGCAAGCGGGTGTTCCGGATGTCGCCGCTGCAGCACCACTTCGAGCTGGCCGGGTGGAGCGAGGTCAACATCGTGGTCCGGTTCTGGATCATCGCTGGGATCTGCGCCGCGATCGGCCTGGGCCTGTTCTACAGCGACCATCTCGCGGTCATGGGCTGA
- a CDS encoding FtsW/RodA/SpoVE family cell cycle protein, whose product MADDRTEKARPSLSRQLLPAVHGLLARPLSSYYLLIASAGMLLLIGLTMVFSATSVRAYAANGNAFSDITSQAVFALLGLVAFWVCQRLPAITLRTLGKYVLGTAILLLCLLDLLNALKGLHVLQADANGVVRAGPIKANLLWLYLGGIGIQPSELAKLGMVLWGADVIARKGPALGHWRELAMPLFPVVGLLFVLVGYNDVGTMLVLLALIVGLLWAAGVRLRVFGALGVLGLAGIGLLIAAASRGAGSGTDGAENYRVARLTAFLKPLDKCDLDGACYQLIMGRSAIFEGGWFGVGLGKGALKWGWVPEAENDFIYSILAEELGVVGCTVVLALFSVLAYSGFRIARRSADPFRRLAAASITTWLVAQAVINMGGVVGLLPITGLPLPFISAGGSALVVAMAAVGMLASFARAEPDAARALNARPTPRWVRLVWAPLPPLPSPRRPAAEPVKKSVKAGDGRRR is encoded by the coding sequence ATGGCGGACGACCGTACCGAAAAGGCCCGCCCGTCACTGAGCCGGCAGCTGCTGCCCGCGGTGCACGGGCTGCTGGCCCGCCCCCTCTCGTCCTACTACCTGCTGATCGCCAGCGCCGGCATGCTGTTGCTGATCGGCCTGACCATGGTCTTCTCGGCGACCAGCGTGCGGGCGTACGCCGCGAACGGCAACGCCTTCTCGGACATCACCAGCCAGGCGGTCTTCGCCCTGCTCGGCCTGGTCGCCTTCTGGGTCTGCCAGCGGCTGCCCGCGATCACCCTGCGCACCCTCGGCAAGTACGTGCTCGGCACCGCCATCCTGCTGCTCTGCCTGCTCGACCTGCTGAACGCCCTGAAGGGCCTGCACGTCCTGCAAGCCGACGCGAACGGTGTGGTCAGGGCCGGCCCGATCAAGGCCAACCTGCTCTGGCTCTACCTCGGCGGCATCGGCATCCAGCCCTCCGAGCTGGCCAAGCTCGGCATGGTGCTGTGGGGTGCCGACGTGATCGCCCGCAAGGGCCCGGCGCTGGGCCACTGGCGCGAACTGGCGATGCCGCTCTTCCCGGTGGTCGGCCTGCTCTTCGTCCTGGTCGGCTACAACGACGTGGGCACCATGCTGGTGCTGCTGGCGCTGATCGTCGGGCTGCTCTGGGCGGCCGGCGTGCGGTTGCGGGTGTTCGGCGCGCTGGGCGTGCTCGGCCTGGCCGGCATCGGGCTGCTGATCGCCGCCGCCTCCCGGGGCGCCGGGTCCGGCACCGACGGCGCGGAGAACTATCGGGTGGCGCGCCTGACCGCCTTCCTCAAGCCGCTCGACAAGTGTGACCTCGACGGCGCCTGCTACCAGTTGATCATGGGCCGCTCGGCGATCTTCGAGGGCGGCTGGTTCGGCGTCGGCCTGGGCAAGGGCGCGCTCAAGTGGGGCTGGGTGCCGGAGGCCGAGAACGACTTCATCTACTCGATCCTGGCCGAGGAACTGGGCGTGGTCGGCTGCACCGTGGTGCTGGCGCTCTTCTCGGTGCTGGCCTACAGCGGCTTCCGGATCGCCCGGCGCTCGGCCGACCCGTTCCGGCGGCTCGCGGCCGCCTCGATCACCACCTGGCTGGTCGCCCAAGCGGTGATCAACATGGGCGGGGTGGTCGGTCTGCTGCCCATCACCGGCCTTCCGCTGCCGTTCATTTCCGCAGGTGGCAGTGCCCTCGTCGTGGCGATGGCGGCGGTCGGGATGCTGGCCTCGTTCGCCCGCGCGGAGCCGGACGCGGCGCGTGCCCTGAACGCCCGTCCGACCCCGCGATGGGTACGGCTAGTCTGGGCCCCGCTGCCGCCGCTCCCCTCGCCGCGGCGTCCGGCCGCCGAGCCGGTGAAGAAGTCTGTCAAAGCGGGGGACGGAAGGAGACGGTGA
- the murG gene encoding undecaprenyldiphospho-muramoylpentapeptide beta-N-acetylglucosaminyltransferase has product MVPLRSVVLAGGGTGGHIYPLLAFADALRRHFPHIRITTLGSPKGMENQLIPAAGYDLRVIPAFQLPRSLNFDLLRTPDRMYKSTHAAGEIIDEVQAEVVVGFGGYVSVPAYLAAWRRELPIVVHEVNVPPGVANRMGMKFTKRVAVGFPHQLEQAESLRNARLVGVPLRTGITQMDRPALRPQALYHFGLRPDLPVLFVCGGSSGARSINLAVAGAAKRLAHAGIQVLHVQGGRNDPFDVPNDLPVPYVVVPYLSDMQLGYAAADLMLCRGGAITVAETTALGVPAVYVPYPFSNQEQRRNAIPVVEAGGGLLVDNSEMTPEWVERNIIPLARDRQRLAAMGHAAARYGRRDGDEQLLRFVLEAVGR; this is encoded by the coding sequence ATGGTTCCGCTGCGGTCGGTCGTGCTCGCCGGGGGAGGCACCGGCGGTCACATCTATCCGCTGCTCGCTTTCGCCGACGCCCTGCGCCGCCACTTCCCGCACATCCGGATCACCACGCTCGGCAGTCCCAAGGGGATGGAGAACCAGCTCATCCCGGCGGCCGGTTACGACCTGCGGGTGATCCCGGCGTTCCAGCTGCCCCGCTCGCTCAACTTCGATCTGCTGCGCACCCCGGACCGGATGTACAAGTCGACCCACGCGGCCGGCGAGATCATCGACGAGGTACAGGCCGAGGTGGTGGTCGGCTTCGGCGGCTACGTCTCCGTCCCGGCCTACCTGGCCGCCTGGCGCCGCGAGCTGCCGATCGTCGTGCACGAGGTGAACGTGCCGCCCGGTGTGGCGAACCGGATGGGCATGAAGTTCACCAAGCGGGTCGCCGTCGGCTTCCCGCACCAGCTGGAGCAGGCCGAGTCGCTGCGCAACGCGCGCCTGGTCGGCGTCCCGCTGCGCACCGGCATCACCCAGATGGACCGGCCGGCCCTGCGCCCGCAGGCGCTCTACCACTTCGGGCTGCGCCCCGACCTGCCGGTGCTGTTCGTCTGCGGCGGCTCCTCCGGGGCCCGGTCGATCAACCTGGCGGTGGCCGGGGCGGCCAAGCGGCTGGCCCACGCCGGCATCCAGGTGCTGCACGTGCAGGGCGGGCGCAACGACCCGTTCGACGTGCCGAACGACCTGCCGGTGCCCTATGTCGTAGTGCCCTACCTGTCCGACATGCAGCTCGGATACGCTGCCGCCGACCTGATGCTCTGCCGGGGCGGGGCGATCACGGTCGCCGAGACCACCGCGCTGGGCGTGCCGGCCGTCTACGTGCCGTACCCGTTCAGCAACCAGGAGCAGCGCCGCAACGCGATCCCGGTGGTGGAGGCGGGCGGTGGGCTGCTGGTGGACAACAGCGAGATGACCCCGGAGTGGGTCGAGCGGAACATCATCCCGCTGGCCCGGGATCGGCAGCGACTGGCCGCCATGGGGCACGCCGCGGCGCGGTACGGCCGCCGTGACGGCGACGAGCAGCTGCTGCGCTTCGTTCTGGAAGCGGTGGGTCGGTGA
- the murC gene encoding UDP-N-acetylmuramate--L-alanine ligase: MNTAELTPAGEMTAEDLGSVHLIGIGGVGMAGLARLLLTRGIPVSGSELREWPALAGMRALGGTVHMAHEASNLDGVDTVVYSTAIPQDHVEMVEARRRGLRVLHRSEALAAAMTNRQTIAVAGTHGKTTTTSIMTVILQHAGQDPSFVIGGELSAAGSNGHHGTGPHFVAEADEHDRSFLIYRPHVAIITNIEGDHLNNWGDLDTLKAGFLEFGGLADGFVVTCADGPGTEELIAGLRAAGKTVYTYGESPDADFRISDVVSTVNGVRYQAELDGKPLGEFKLALPGKHMGLNSAATVLTALKLGLPLDKIVEALESFPGVRRRFERKGIAAGVRVYDEYAYHPTSVMAALRTLREVAGDGRLLVVFQPYRVYRTRDLQAELAEGLAVADQVIVMEVFGPGETRKPGEGGLALTAAIDLPAERKVFVPDWEDVPAEVVRRSRPGDVVVTMGAPPISLMGDELLAALAEADLRPDLAG; the protein is encoded by the coding sequence GTGAACACGGCGGAGTTGACGCCGGCCGGTGAGATGACCGCCGAGGATCTGGGCAGCGTGCATCTGATCGGGATCGGCGGGGTCGGCATGGCCGGCCTGGCCCGGCTCCTGCTGACCCGGGGCATCCCGGTCTCCGGCAGCGAGCTGCGCGAGTGGCCCGCGCTGGCCGGGATGCGGGCGCTCGGCGGCACGGTGCACATGGCGCACGAGGCGTCGAACCTGGACGGCGTCGACACCGTCGTCTACTCCACGGCGATCCCCCAGGATCACGTGGAGATGGTCGAGGCGCGCCGTCGCGGGCTGCGGGTGCTGCACCGGTCCGAGGCGCTCGCCGCGGCGATGACGAACCGGCAGACCATCGCGGTGGCCGGCACCCATGGCAAGACCACCACCACCTCGATCATGACGGTGATCCTGCAGCACGCCGGGCAGGACCCGTCGTTCGTGATCGGTGGCGAGCTCTCCGCGGCCGGCTCCAACGGCCACCACGGCACCGGCCCGCACTTCGTGGCCGAGGCGGACGAGCACGACCGGTCGTTCCTGATCTACCGCCCGCACGTCGCGATCATCACCAACATCGAGGGTGACCACCTCAACAACTGGGGTGACCTGGACACCCTCAAGGCCGGCTTCCTGGAGTTCGGCGGGCTTGCCGACGGCTTCGTGGTGACCTGCGCGGACGGGCCGGGGACCGAGGAGCTGATCGCCGGGCTGCGGGCGGCCGGCAAGACCGTCTACACGTACGGCGAGTCGCCCGACGCCGATTTCCGGATCAGTGACGTGGTCTCCACCGTCAACGGCGTGCGCTACCAGGCGGAGCTGGACGGCAAGCCGCTGGGTGAGTTCAAGCTGGCGTTGCCCGGCAAGCACATGGGCCTGAACAGCGCCGCGACAGTGCTCACCGCGCTCAAGCTGGGCCTGCCGCTGGACAAGATCGTCGAGGCGCTGGAGTCGTTCCCGGGGGTGCGCCGCCGGTTCGAGCGCAAGGGCATCGCGGCCGGCGTCCGGGTCTACGACGAGTACGCGTACCACCCGACCTCGGTGATGGCCGCCCTGCGCACGCTGCGCGAGGTGGCCGGCGACGGGCGCCTGCTGGTGGTCTTCCAGCCGTACCGGGTGTACCGCACCCGCGACCTGCAGGCCGAGCTGGCCGAGGGGCTGGCGGTGGCCGACCAGGTGATCGTGATGGAGGTGTTCGGCCCGGGGGAGACCCGCAAGCCGGGCGAGGGCGGTCTCGCCCTGACCGCCGCCATCGACCTGCCCGCCGAGCGCAAGGTCTTCGTCCCGGACTGGGAGGACGTGCCGGCCGAGGTGGTCCGCCGCAGCCGGCCCGGCGACGTGGTGGTGACCATGGGCGCGCCGCCGATCTCGCTGATGGGCGACGAGCTGCTGGCCGCGCTCGCCGAGGCGGACCTGCGACCGGACCTCGCGGGCTGA